The sequence below is a genomic window from Archangium lipolyticum.
CGCCCCTCCACCCACTTCGAGGTGGCCAGCTCCATCACCTGCGCCTTCGTCAGCCCGCGGGCGTGGCCGTAGTCGATGTCCTCCAGACACGCCTGCTGGCGCAGCTTCGCGTGTTGCAAGCGCGTGCTCAACTTCTTGTTCTCCCGGTGCATCCACTCCGCGTCCGCCAGCAGGCCCACCAGGTCCGTCGCCGACACGTCCTTGTCGGGGGCCTTCTCCAGCCACCCGCGCAGGTAGTTGGCCATGCCGTGCAGCTTCATCGCGCTCAGCTTCTCCAGCGTCTGGTCCACCAGCATTTTTCGTCGGCCTGGGGGGGCCCCGCGTGAGCCGGGGCGCGCA
It includes:
- a CDS encoding ATP-binding protein, which encodes ARPGSRGAPPGRRKMLVDQTLEKLSAMKLHGMANYLRGWLEKAPDKDVSATDLVGLLADAEWMHRENKKLSTRLQHAKLRQQACLEDIDYGHARGLTKAQVMELATSKWVEGRQNVLLTGPTGVGKSFLACALGQNACRDGYSVVYRRASRLFDELAQARADGTHPNVLKHNAHRLKLVGDSIRKVDVNLTKGRKQAK